The following are from one region of the bacterium genome:
- the ispD gene encoding 2-C-methyl-D-erythritol 4-phosphate cytidylyltransferase encodes MKICAILVAAGKGERMSSQIPKSFIMINNHPLIYYPLKILSESISIDYIILVVPQDDIAYTQREIVEKYRFIKVNEVIPGGEQRQDSVYNGLRKVLPETELVLIHDGARPFITQRLIDETIAEARQTGGAIPGVTPVDTIKSINGGEWIEETWDRDSLVMIQTPQVFKYDLIRDAYEKAYQDNFYATDDALLIRRLGGKVKWVKGDYENIKITVPQDILVAKAILKDRKIRGNGHASAGHKGG; translated from the coding sequence ATGAAGATTTGTGCTATCCTGGTTGCCGCAGGTAAAGGCGAAAGAATGAGTAGCCAGATACCTAAATCATTTATTATGATTAACAATCATCCATTGATTTACTATCCTTTAAAAATTTTATCTGAATCAATATCTATTGATTACATTATACTCGTTGTTCCACAAGATGATATTGCCTATACTCAGCGAGAGATTGTAGAAAAATATAGGTTTATAAAGGTAAATGAGGTTATCCCGGGCGGGGAACAGCGACAGGATTCGGTCTATAATGGATTAAGAAAAGTTCTTCCTGAGACAGAATTAGTTCTTATTCATGATGGAGCCAGACCATTTATTACCCAGCGGTTAATAGATGAAACTATTGCTGAGGCAAGACAGACAGGTGGAGCGATACCTGGTGTTACGCCAGTAGATACGATTAAATCAATAAATGGTGGTGAGTGGATTGAAGAAACATGGGATAGAGATAGTTTGGTGATGATTCAAACACCACAGGTTTTTAAATATGATTTAATCAGAGATGCTTACGAAAAGGCATATCAAGATAATTTTTATGCCACAGATGATGCCTTATTAATCAGACGATTGGGTGGGAAGGTAAAATGGGTAAAAGGGGATTATGAGAACATCAAAATTACCGTGCCTCAGGACATATTAGTCGCAAAGGCAATATTAAAGGATAGAAAAATAAGGGGAAACGGACATGCCTCTGCAGGGCACAAAGGGGGATGA